GCGGAGGCGCTCGCCGCCGGGCGGGTGGCCTTCGACCTGGACGGCGCCTCCTTCCCCGAGGCCGTGGAGAGGCTGCTGGCCGGCGAGCTCGCGGACCGGCCCGCGCTGATGCGCCGCGTGGCCGCCGATCTGGCGCGCACAGCGGAGGAGGCGTCGTCCGAGCCGGCCCCGGGGGTGGTGTTCACGGCGCACGTTACCGAGGAGATCCGCGAGCCCCTGCTCTTCCTGGGGATCGCGGGAGAGGGGATCCCGGTGCCGGGCGCCTCGGCGCCCGCCCGCCTCCTCTTCCTCCTCCTCCTCCCGCCGCGCTGCGCCCACGAGCGCCTCCGCTACCTGTCCGAGGTGGCGCGGCTGGTGCGAACGGAGGAGCGCAGGGAGCAGCTGTGCCGGTGCCGCACCCCGGACACGCTCTTCGACTGGTTCCGCCCGGACCCCGCCCCCGGCGCGCCGGAGGAGGCGGAGCCCCCGCGGACCCCGGACGAGGCCGCCGGGGTGGAGCCGGCGCCGGTGTGAGCCGCGGTCCAACGTACCCCGGAGGGAGAATGAAGCACGTGGTGCTGCTGGGAGACTCGGTGTTCGACAACGCGGCGTACGTCCGCGGCGGGCCGGACGTGGTGGCGCAGCTCCGCGAGCGCCTCCCGGAGGGGTGGCGGGCGACGCTCGCGGCGGTCGACGGTGCGGTGACCGGCCACGTGGAGGGGCAGCTCCGGCGCGTCCCGGAGGACGCCGGCTTCCTGGTGGTGAGCGCCGGGGGGAACGACGCCCTGGCCCACGTGGACATCCTGGGCCGCGGGACGCGCTCCATGGCGGAGGCGCTGGAGCTGCTGGCCGGGATCGCCGGGAGCTTCGAGGAGCGCTACCGGGCCATGGTGCGCTCCGTGCTGGCGGCCGGGCTCCCCGCCGCGCTCTGCACCGTGTACTACCCCCGCTTCCCCGACCGGCAGGAGCAGCGGCTGGCCGTCACCGCGCTCACCGTGTTCAACGACGCCATCCTGCGCGCCGCCTTCGAGGCCGGGCTCCCGGTGCTGGACCTCCGGCTGATCTGCGACGAGGACGCCGACTACGCCAACCCCATCGAGCCCTCCGCGCAGGGGGGCGCCAAGATCGCCGGGGCGGTGGCGCGGCTGGTGGCGGAGCACGACTTCGGCCGCGGCCGCACCGGGGTGTTCACGCGGTGAGCCTCGCGGCACGGCGGGTGCGTACACCGTCTCCGGCTGCGGCCACCCCGAACCGGAGCAGAGAGCGTTGCGCGAACTTCCCCTCGTACGGATCGGCCTGGG
Above is a window of Longimicrobiaceae bacterium DNA encoding:
- a CDS encoding PTS sugar transporter subunit IIA, whose protein sequence is AEALAAGRVAFDLDGASFPEAVERLLAGELADRPALMRRVAADLARTAEEASSEPAPGVVFTAHVTEEIREPLLFLGIAGEGIPVPGASAPARLLFLLLLPPRCAHERLRYLSEVARLVRTEERREQLCRCRTPDTLFDWFRPDPAPGAPEEAEPPRTPDEAAGVEPAPV
- a CDS encoding SGNH/GDSL hydrolase family protein, translating into MKHVVLLGDSVFDNAAYVRGGPDVVAQLRERLPEGWRATLAAVDGAVTGHVEGQLRRVPEDAGFLVVSAGGNDALAHVDILGRGTRSMAEALELLAGIAGSFEERYRAMVRSVLAAGLPAALCTVYYPRFPDRQEQRLAVTALTVFNDAILRAAFEAGLPVLDLRLICDEDADYANPIEPSAQGGAKIAGAVARLVAEHDFGRGRTGVFTR